The following proteins are co-located in the Acidobacteriota bacterium genome:
- a CDS encoding efflux RND transporter permease subunit: MSPESTSAAPLTGLVRAAIDRPVTLAMAVAGVLVLGGVALTRLPLEFQPTFSSSNISVQVPFRSSSPEEIERAIVRPLEDSFGTLNGLETLSATATSDAAQLRLSFLDGTDMDLATVEVRDRIDRARQRLPDDIDRITIRRFQSTDIPVLRFQVSSDGSQEALFDFAENTLRRRLERLDGVALVEMRGLRTPRVEIDLDPDRLAAHGLDARSLGEALRRDQRNLSAGDLREGGRKLLVRALGELDTVDAIRRLPVGDGTVRLSDVATVTFTLPEQEEFSYLNGVEALTVQVYKASTANLLAVAGAARAELDAVLASPAGEPFAAHIYHDSSQDVEKGLAQLRNTGLFGGVLAIFTILLFLRRWRPTLLVAIAVPVSVIATFVLMFVLRQSGALPDLTLNVVSLAGLMLALGMLVDNSVVVIESIFRHRNDLGQDARTAALVGTAEVALPIVASTATTLCVFLPLTFLTEGGRLARYFQNIASTLSIVIAASLVVALTVVPAVARRILVRQEVRPERSTGATDLYVRTLAFTLRHRALFLVLVVALLGGSIYLMSTVERSFSARTEERQITLLIDTPRQYTEAETRALYEGLYERIDTRRQELDIADISYTFDTGTGRSGGGWSRDRRIEMYLVDEAVATQTTAEARNRLRGMLPEIPGVGLRISQGRGQGSVSGVEVELTGDNPEVLARMSQRIADRLATLPRIRDVDTSLDSGDEEIHLQVDRERANAAGLSTLAVASTVSGALSDRPVAFMKTADREVDLVLRYREDRRETLQQLQGFPVGDLPLSAYANFETVPGPRSIQREDRRSQVTITANTLSARDAFAASRAVSEVMSATPMPPGTAWSFGRWSRFEREDRESGNFALVMALVLVYLLMAALFESFVQPLTILFSVPFALIGVALLMRLTQTPWDNMTTLGLVILLGVVVNNAIVLIDHINGLRAAGLSRDKAILAGGRHRLRPIAITAVTTLVGLLPMVAPILAPAWFGPLEGRAATWAPIGLVIFGGLTTSTFLTLMIIPTIYSLIDDFVLFAGRVLRAARGRPVSLAKE, encoded by the coding sequence ATGAGCCCCGAATCCACGTCCGCCGCCCCGCTCACCGGTCTGGTGCGCGCCGCCATCGATCGGCCGGTAACCCTGGCGATGGCGGTGGCGGGGGTGTTGGTGCTCGGCGGGGTGGCGCTCACCCGCCTGCCGCTCGAGTTCCAGCCGACCTTTTCGTCGTCGAACATCTCGGTGCAGGTGCCCTTCCGTTCTTCGTCGCCGGAGGAGATCGAGCGCGCCATCGTGCGGCCGCTGGAGGACTCCTTCGGTACCCTGAACGGCCTGGAGACCCTCTCCGCCACCGCCACCTCCGACGCCGCTCAGCTCCGGCTGAGTTTCTTGGACGGTACCGACATGGACCTCGCCACGGTCGAGGTCCGGGACCGCATCGACCGCGCCCGCCAGCGCCTACCGGACGACATCGACCGCATCACCATCCGCCGATTCCAGTCGACGGACATTCCGGTGTTGCGTTTCCAGGTGAGTTCCGACGGCTCCCAGGAAGCGTTGTTCGACTTCGCCGAGAACACCCTGCGGCGACGCCTGGAGCGACTGGACGGCGTGGCCCTGGTGGAGATGCGGGGACTGCGCACGCCGCGGGTGGAAATCGATCTCGACCCGGACCGCCTCGCGGCCCACGGCCTCGACGCCCGCTCCCTCGGCGAGGCGCTGCGCCGGGACCAGCGCAACCTCTCCGCCGGCGACCTACGGGAAGGCGGCCGCAAGCTCCTGGTGCGCGCCCTGGGCGAGCTGGACACGGTGGACGCGATCCGCCGCCTGCCGGTGGGCGACGGCACGGTGCGCCTGAGCGATGTCGCCACGGTCACCTTCACCCTGCCCGAGCAGGAGGAGTTCTCGTACTTGAATGGTGTCGAGGCGCTGACGGTGCAGGTCTACAAAGCGTCGACTGCCAATCTGCTGGCCGTGGCCGGTGCAGCCCGGGCGGAACTCGATGCGGTGCTCGCCTCGCCGGCGGGAGAGCCCTTCGCGGCGCACATCTACCACGACTCGTCGCAGGACGTGGAGAAAGGCCTCGCCCAGCTCCGCAACACCGGCCTCTTTGGCGGCGTGCTGGCGATCTTCACCATCCTGCTCTTCCTGCGCCGCTGGCGGCCGACCCTGCTGGTCGCCATCGCCGTGCCGGTGAGCGTGATCGCCACCTTCGTGCTGATGTTCGTGCTGCGCCAGAGCGGCGCCCTGCCGGACCTGACCTTGAACGTGGTGAGCCTGGCCGGGCTGATGCTCGCCCTGGGCATGCTGGTCGACAACTCGGTGGTGGTGATCGAGTCCATCTTCCGGCACCGCAACGACCTCGGCCAAGATGCTCGCACCGCCGCCCTGGTGGGCACCGCTGAGGTCGCCCTGCCGATCGTCGCCTCCACCGCCACGACGCTGTGCGTTTTCCTGCCGCTCACCTTCCTGACCGAGGGCGGACGCTTGGCGCGTTACTTCCAGAACATCGCCTCCACCCTGTCCATCGTCATCGCGGCATCTCTGGTGGTGGCGCTGACCGTTGTGCCGGCGGTGGCGCGACGAATTCTGGTGCGTCAGGAAGTCCGCCCGGAGCGCTCCACGGGGGCGACGGACCTCTACGTCCGCACCCTGGCCTTCACCCTGCGCCACCGGGCGCTCTTCCTGGTGCTGGTGGTGGCACTCCTGGGCGGTTCGATCTACCTCATGAGCACCGTCGAGCGGTCCTTCTCGGCGCGCACCGAGGAACGCCAGATCACTCTTTTGATCGACACCCCCCGGCAGTACACGGAGGCCGAGACTCGCGCCCTCTATGAAGGCCTCTACGAGCGCATCGACACTCGCCGGCAAGAGCTGGACATCGCCGACATCTCCTACACCTTCGATACCGGCACCGGCCGCTCCGGCGGCGGCTGGAGTCGCGACCGGCGGATCGAGATGTACCTGGTGGACGAGGCGGTCGCCACCCAGACCACCGCCGAGGCCCGCAACCGCCTGCGCGGGATGCTGCCGGAAATCCCCGGCGTCGGCCTGCGCATCAGCCAGGGGCGGGGCCAGGGCAGCGTTTCGGGCGTGGAGGTGGAGCTGACCGGCGACAATCCGGAAGTTCTGGCGCGCATGAGCCAACGCATCGCCGACCGCCTCGCCACCCTGCCGCGTATCCGCGATGTGGACACCTCCCTGGACTCCGGCGACGAAGAGATCCACCTGCAGGTGGATCGCGAGCGGGCGAACGCCGCCGGCCTATCGACCCTCGCCGTCGCCTCGACGGTCTCCGGGGCGCTTTCGGACCGGCCGGTCGCCTTCATGAAGACCGCCGACCGCGAAGTCGACCTGGTGCTGCGCTATCGCGAGGATCGCCGCGAGACCCTGCAACAGCTCCAGGGTTTTCCGGTGGGCGACCTGCCGCTATCGGCCTACGCGAATTTCGAGACGGTGCCCGGCCCACGCAGCATCCAACGCGAGGATCGGCGCTCGCAGGTGACCATCACCGCCAACACCCTGAGCGCCCGGGACGCCTTCGCCGCCAGCCGCGCCGTGTCGGAAGTGATGAGCGCCACCCCCATGCCACCGGGCACCGCCTGGAGCTTCGGCCGCTGGAGCCGTTTCGAGCGGGAGGATCGCGAGAGCGGCAACTTCGCGCTGGTCATGGCGCTGGTGTTGGTCTACCTGCTGATGGCGGCGCTCTTTGAGAGCTTCGTTCAGCCGCTGACCATTCTCTTCTCGGTGCCCTTTGCCCTGATCGGCGTGGCCCTCCTGATGCGCTTGACCCAAACCCCCTGGGACAACATGACCACCCTCGGCCTGGTCATCCTGCTCGGGGTGGTGGTCAACAACGCCATCGTGCTGATCGACCACATCAACGGCCTTCGCGCCGCAGGGCTGAGCCGGGACAAGGCGATCCTGGCCGGCGGACGCCACCGGCTGCGGCCGATCGCCATCACCGCCGTCACCACCCTGGTCGGCCTGCTGCCGATGGTGGCGCCGATCCTGGCGCCGGCCTGGTTCGGCCCCCTGGAAGGGCGCGCCGCCACCTGGGCGCCGATCGGCCTGGTGATCTTCGGCGGCTTGACCACCTCGACCTTCTTGACCCTGATGATCATCCCCACAATCTACTCGCTGATCGATGACTTCGTTCTCTTCGCCGGCCGGGTCCTGCGGGCCGCCCGCGGCCGGCCGGTTTCGCTCGCGAAGGAGTGA
- a CDS encoding choice-of-anchor D domain-containing protein, protein MKRSVFVSPWAIFAFLLVLTPAFALAAFTATVSDISPSRSTLDPSDPDGASGGRINGIDVAASAPATMFAASEWGGLWKSTDSGQRWSHLDGHVPTATWDVQVDPNDAQRVYATSFYDGRTVSESGINVSTDGGITWNRPASAVPPAGFCTTAARQTELTAFGIAIDPADPNDIYVGTSCGLAVSQNRGATWTYLDPTPADGADSIWDVVVHDGGTIDLCGDDGHQRSTNGGTTWTTAGPSPLPGGRCSLAVSPDESYVLFAVVGTTIFESDDGGQSWQNAYANPSAQGRIPFVATNQRAGATYDLWFGDIRLFRGTCTTPASPAPGGAARCAASAAWAGPFTRSVGGHDDLGDIAFDPAVASDACPLIYSSDGGVYVNTLGASPGCHTPVWEQPIVTPHALWAFDFHGVNRAGAVSEDLYFGNQDNGSFGSSDGGAVAPAWNNERCCDGFDVAGDANRVLNTICCFSPPPATRLFVSQPGYSGPSPEINTYPPGTLRSFQQLDSLVNFGTDDYVVITSQGIFVTDDITASPIVWTEIGATSTPFQACGVQVIDSGGPPTFFVKSGGCNGDRRGGLFRYQGVNPGGTWQAVNPPSFNGIGRYAVDPGNTDRIIASNLPFAGEPEMVITHDGGATWNALPALDQMMTGGGTFQYANRMGPTSFTGFGGYAQPTLIAFDPADTDIVVAAGADSGVFLSVNGGTRWQLVTDPNTPGISGVPHIPRARYAHFDHGAPGDDIYLYLGTQGRSTWRITFQKVPVPEIQVPGGVDFGEVCVGDQGEAVLEVCNTSAGNLVVSAITSNDAEFEVRPPSGGFPVSISHDFCFPFRVDFSPGAAGPRSATLFVQSNDVNFPQVEVEAEGIGTEQNIAVTGSTDFGIASAWTPAENVVSMCNTGSCDLAVTGASIDCTDFSLVSNPLPQTLAAGSCIDLTVAFTPDLPGPKSCQLAISSDDPTTPLVTRTLTGRTPPRFSLRGGLADPHGALSAVARNGSAFTVGFVYPYLPKHAWDVRLSRAQLDGRPALPDTDIYRLSGNYRFTFNPANPVQVYLNGGFGMYHFDPGDFEGGANLGLGLAVPLGRRFSLEAAYDYHVAFTASPDLEYNEVQLGLEVSF, encoded by the coding sequence ATGAAGCGTTCAGTCTTCGTCTCCCCCTGGGCGATCTTCGCTTTTCTGCTGGTGCTCACGCCGGCCTTCGCCTTGGCGGCCTTCACGGCTACGGTGTCGGATATCAGCCCGAGCCGTTCGACCCTCGATCCGTCCGATCCGGACGGAGCGTCCGGCGGCCGTATCAACGGCATCGATGTCGCTGCCTCGGCCCCTGCCACCATGTTCGCGGCGAGCGAGTGGGGCGGCCTCTGGAAGAGCACCGACAGCGGTCAGCGTTGGTCCCATCTCGATGGTCACGTACCGACCGCCACCTGGGACGTACAGGTCGACCCCAACGATGCCCAGCGGGTCTACGCCACGTCCTTCTACGACGGCCGCACCGTCAGCGAGTCGGGCATCAACGTCAGCACCGACGGCGGCATCACCTGGAATCGCCCGGCCAGTGCCGTACCGCCGGCGGGCTTCTGCACCACCGCCGCCCGGCAGACGGAATTGACCGCCTTCGGTATCGCCATCGACCCGGCCGACCCGAACGACATCTACGTCGGCACGAGCTGCGGCCTGGCGGTGAGCCAGAACCGGGGGGCGACCTGGACCTATCTCGATCCCACCCCGGCGGACGGTGCCGACAGCATCTGGGACGTGGTGGTCCACGACGGGGGAACGATCGATCTCTGCGGTGACGACGGTCACCAGCGGTCGACGAACGGCGGTACCACCTGGACCACCGCCGGCCCTTCGCCGCTGCCCGGCGGCCGCTGTTCCCTGGCCGTCTCGCCGGACGAGTCGTATGTGCTTTTCGCGGTCGTCGGTACGACGATCTTCGAGAGTGACGACGGCGGCCAGAGCTGGCAGAACGCCTATGCCAATCCCAGCGCCCAGGGGCGTATTCCTTTTGTGGCGACCAACCAACGGGCCGGTGCCACCTACGATCTGTGGTTCGGCGACATCCGGCTGTTCCGGGGTACCTGCACGACGCCGGCCTCCCCGGCACCGGGCGGCGCGGCGCGCTGCGCGGCGTCAGCGGCCTGGGCCGGTCCCTTCACCCGGAGCGTCGGCGGCCACGACGACCTGGGCGACATCGCCTTTGATCCCGCGGTGGCCTCGGACGCCTGCCCGCTGATCTATTCCTCGGACGGTGGGGTCTACGTCAACACCTTGGGCGCCAGCCCCGGTTGCCATACGCCGGTGTGGGAGCAGCCGATCGTCACGCCCCATGCCCTGTGGGCTTTCGACTTCCACGGCGTGAACCGCGCCGGAGCGGTATCGGAAGATCTCTACTTCGGTAACCAGGACAACGGTAGCTTCGGTTCGTCGGACGGCGGTGCCGTGGCGCCCGCCTGGAACAACGAACGCTGTTGCGACGGCTTCGACGTCGCCGGCGACGCCAATCGGGTGCTCAACACCATTTGCTGCTTCTCACCGCCGCCGGCGACCCGGTTGTTCGTGAGTCAGCCGGGGTATTCCGGCCCATCGCCGGAGATCAACACCTATCCGCCGGGCACGCTGCGTTCCTTCCAGCAGCTCGATTCGCTGGTCAACTTCGGTACCGACGACTACGTGGTGATCACGTCTCAGGGCATCTTCGTCACCGACGACATCACCGCCAGTCCGATCGTGTGGACGGAGATCGGCGCCACCTCCACGCCCTTCCAGGCCTGCGGCGTGCAGGTGATCGACAGCGGCGGGCCGCCGACCTTCTTCGTCAAGAGCGGTGGCTGCAATGGCGATCGCCGGGGCGGACTCTTCCGCTACCAGGGGGTCAATCCGGGCGGCACCTGGCAGGCGGTCAATCCGCCGTCCTTCAACGGCATCGGACGGTACGCCGTCGACCCCGGCAACACCGACCGCATCATCGCTTCGAACCTTCCCTTCGCGGGGGAACCCGAAATGGTGATCACCCACGACGGCGGCGCCACCTGGAATGCGCTGCCCGCCCTCGACCAGATGATGACCGGCGGTGGCACTTTCCAGTACGCCAACCGCATGGGGCCGACCTCGTTCACCGGCTTCGGTGGCTATGCGCAGCCGACGCTGATCGCCTTCGATCCCGCCGATACGGACATCGTGGTGGCCGCCGGCGCGGATTCCGGCGTCTTCCTGAGCGTCAACGGCGGCACCCGCTGGCAACTCGTCACCGATCCGAACACCCCGGGAATCAGCGGGGTGCCGCACATTCCCCGGGCGCGCTATGCCCACTTCGACCACGGTGCCCCGGGAGACGACATCTATCTCTACCTGGGGACCCAGGGGCGGAGCACCTGGCGCATCACCTTCCAGAAGGTGCCGGTGCCGGAGATTCAGGTGCCCGGCGGGGTCGATTTCGGCGAGGTGTGTGTCGGAGACCAGGGCGAAGCGGTGCTCGAAGTGTGCAACACCAGCGCCGGCAATCTGGTGGTCAGTGCGATCACCTCGAACGATGCGGAGTTCGAAGTCCGACCGCCGTCCGGCGGCTTCCCGGTGTCGATCAGCCACGACTTCTGCTTCCCCTTCCGGGTGGACTTCAGTCCGGGGGCTGCCGGCCCGCGGAGCGCCACCCTCTTCGTCCAGAGCAACGACGTCAATTTCCCGCAAGTCGAGGTCGAGGCGGAGGGCATCGGAACGGAGCAGAACATCGCGGTGACCGGCTCCACCGACTTCGGCATCGCCTCGGCGTGGACGCCGGCGGAGAACGTCGTCTCGATGTGCAACACCGGATCCTGCGACCTGGCGGTGACCGGTGCCTCGATCGACTGCACCGACTTCTCGCTGGTGAGCAATCCGCTGCCGCAGACCCTGGCGGCGGGAAGCTGCATCGACCTGACGGTGGCCTTCACCCCGGACCTACCGGGGCCCAAGAGTTGCCAGCTTGCGATCTCCAGCGACGATCCCACCACTCCCCTCGTCACCCGAACCTTGACCGGCCGCACGCCGCCACGGTTCAGCCTGCGCGGCGGTTTGGCGGATCCCCACGGTGCCCTGAGCGCCGTGGCGCGCAACGGGTCGGCGTTCACGGTGGGCTTCGTCTATCCCTACCTGCCGAAGCACGCCTGGGACGTGCGGCTCAGCCGGGCACAGCTCGACGGCCGCCCGGCCTTGCCGGATACGGACATCTACCGCCTGTCCGGCAACTACCGGTTCACCTTCAATCCCGCCAATCCGGTGCAGGTGTACTTGAACGGAGGTTTCGGGATGTACCACTTCGATCCGGGTGATTTCGAAGGCGGCGCCAACCTCGGCCTCGGCCTGGCCGTGCCCCTCGGCCGGCGATTCTCCCTGGAGGCGGCCTACGACTACCACGTCGCATTCACCGCTTCGCCGGACCTGGAGTACAACGAGGTGCAGCTCGGCCTCGAAGTGTCCTTCTAG
- a CDS encoding RNA polymerase sigma factor, producing the protein MATKLFNPSATAAPDAAISAEAMDRLRPRLERVLRKICPPWLKSQSDDLVQVAMLRLVDVLAASEQERTFNSSYLYKVAYSALVDEIRRLRRRREVAIEDDEGEPMPIEARVPDPEARTAGSQLRDEIAECLKRLIAPRRAAVVLHLHGHSAAEAADLGGWGLKQARNLIQRGRADLRACLAGKGLQP; encoded by the coding sequence ATGGCCACCAAACTCTTCAACCCCAGCGCCACCGCCGCCCCGGACGCGGCGATCTCCGCCGAGGCGATGGACCGCCTGCGACCCCGGCTGGAGCGGGTGTTGCGGAAGATCTGCCCGCCCTGGTTGAAGAGCCAGTCGGACGATCTGGTGCAGGTGGCGATGCTGCGACTTGTCGATGTTCTCGCAGCGAGTGAGCAAGAACGCACCTTCAATTCGTCCTATCTGTACAAGGTCGCCTACAGCGCGTTGGTCGACGAGATCCGGCGGTTGCGCCGGCGGCGCGAAGTGGCGATCGAGGACGACGAAGGAGAACCGATGCCGATTGAAGCGAGGGTCCCGGACCCGGAGGCGCGCACCGCAGGGAGCCAGTTGCGAGACGAAATCGCTGAGTGTTTGAAGAGGTTGATCGCGCCACGGCGTGCCGCCGTGGTGCTCCATCTACACGGTCACTCGGCCGCCGAAGCGGCGGACCTGGGTGGCTGGGGGTTGAAACAAGCCCGCAATCTGATCCAGCGCGGGCGGGCTGATCTCCGCGCCTGCCTCGCCGGCAAGGGGCTCCAGCCATGA
- a CDS encoding CHAT domain-containing protein, which yields MSGAAFACILALGCGAPPAAADSPLAACEGSFAADRDDWNGCACFFPLARDPATGEEARRRLIELTESAPELPCPFFYLASLRFADGQDPAGAYARAIGLYAGREQWQGEFYARMSLARWHRGRAEFEQALAQMDGAVAAARRLEDRPLADRTELEFISLALSRGDDLIGLEKRLVALQQRLGDGAAEELKLEVADKLARVRFRLGDLDRAQRAFDHLAEQYRERGDSYAEATARLNAAACSLQGFPAPAEQAAARSRLAEALAVAEQAGNLRIQVIALRKLGELEPAREGVELLRRSLEIARRLDEPEVLYASLLAYASRLPKASQVESLLAEAEAVRPADGTASFLAEGWLHRLRTVWRIHPPAQAMVESSAVLDEIERLRLGQTAARAEYFSLWLPAHQWLAGNLYARAAWLHGGTDPPSPIDPKTPAPLPLPVLETSWLDRAFTVTERMRGRILLDTASSAAPPRLVSLEEVRRTLAPDEAVLSFQLSLWRNFYGRFEGGAWLLVVTRDASHLYALPDAQHFDPALRHFGGLFEARNGSEATAARVIADHLLAPALADLPPSVEHLVLVPDGALHRLPFGALPDAEGRPLIERFRLSRVPSATLWHRWRRQARAVERPVAEARAPALVIAAPAAGPEGSSWDPLPGALAEGRRVVRRLGGDSELLSGAEASERRVKAASGERYQVLHFATHALAESRRAGEAGVVLAAGEGDDGLLTPQEISGLPLDGELVVLAACRSGSGRVLYGEGPMSLARSFFQAGARTVVASLWRLRDDEAADLFRDFYRHLGRGESVATALAAAQRERRQGGAPAVAWAGVVVLGDGAVVPFPGGSPGTDGHRLWWWIALGFGMMLIALVRRARRRG from the coding sequence GTGTCCGGGGCCGCCTTCGCATGCATTCTCGCTTTAGGATGCGGTGCGCCTCCAGCCGCGGCCGACTCTCCCCTCGCTGCCTGCGAAGGTTCCTTTGCGGCGGACCGCGACGACTGGAACGGCTGTGCCTGCTTCTTTCCCTTGGCCCGGGATCCGGCCACCGGCGAAGAAGCCCGGCGACGGCTGATCGAACTGACGGAGTCCGCGCCGGAGCTCCCCTGCCCCTTCTTCTACCTCGCCAGCCTCCGCTTCGCCGACGGACAAGATCCCGCTGGCGCCTACGCCCGAGCGATCGGGCTCTACGCCGGCCGGGAGCAGTGGCAGGGGGAGTTCTATGCCCGCATGAGCCTGGCCCGCTGGCACCGCGGCCGGGCCGAGTTCGAGCAGGCTCTGGCGCAGATGGACGGCGCCGTGGCGGCGGCTCGCAGGCTGGAGGATCGCCCCCTCGCGGACCGCACCGAACTCGAATTCATCAGCCTCGCCCTGAGCCGGGGAGACGATCTGATCGGACTGGAGAAGCGGCTGGTGGCCCTGCAACAGCGTCTGGGCGATGGCGCCGCCGAGGAGCTGAAGCTCGAAGTGGCCGACAAGCTGGCGCGGGTGCGCTTCCGCCTCGGCGATCTCGACCGCGCCCAGCGCGCCTTCGACCACCTCGCCGAGCAGTACCGCGAGCGCGGCGACTCTTACGCCGAGGCGACGGCGCGGCTCAACGCCGCGGCCTGTTCGCTGCAGGGTTTTCCGGCGCCGGCCGAGCAGGCCGCCGCCCGCAGTCGCCTGGCCGAAGCGCTGGCGGTGGCGGAGCAGGCCGGCAATCTGCGCATCCAGGTGATCGCGCTGCGCAAGCTGGGAGAACTCGAACCCGCGAGGGAGGGCGTCGAGCTGCTTCGCCGCAGCCTCGAGATCGCCCGTCGACTGGACGAGCCGGAGGTGCTCTACGCTTCTCTCCTCGCCTATGCCTCGCGGCTGCCGAAGGCTTCGCAGGTCGAGTCCCTCCTGGCCGAGGCGGAGGCGGTTCGCCCGGCGGACGGCACGGCCAGTTTCTTGGCCGAAGGCTGGCTCCACCGGCTGCGCACCGTTTGGCGGATCCACCCGCCGGCTCAGGCGATGGTGGAATCTTCCGCCGTGCTCGACGAGATCGAACGCCTGCGCCTCGGCCAGACGGCGGCACGGGCCGAGTACTTCTCCCTCTGGCTGCCGGCCCACCAATGGCTGGCGGGCAACCTCTACGCCCGGGCTGCCTGGCTGCACGGCGGGACGGACCCGCCTTCGCCGATCGACCCTAAAACCCCGGCGCCGTTGCCCTTGCCGGTGCTCGAGACCTCTTGGCTCGACCGCGCCTTCACGGTGACCGAGCGCATGCGGGGGCGCATTCTGCTGGACACCGCTTCCTCGGCCGCCCCGCCAAGGCTCGTTTCCCTGGAAGAAGTGCGCCGCACCTTGGCTCCCGACGAGGCCGTGCTGTCCTTCCAGCTCAGCCTGTGGCGAAACTTCTATGGGCGCTTCGAGGGAGGGGCCTGGCTGCTGGTGGTGACCCGCGACGCCAGCCATCTCTACGCCCTGCCCGACGCCCAGCACTTCGATCCGGCGCTGCGCCACTTCGGGGGCCTGTTCGAGGCGCGGAACGGCAGCGAGGCGACCGCCGCCCGGGTGATCGCCGATCACCTCCTCGCCCCGGCCCTGGCGGACCTGCCGCCGTCGGTTGAACACCTCGTGCTGGTGCCCGACGGCGCGCTGCATCGGCTGCCCTTCGGGGCCCTACCGGACGCCGAAGGCCGCCCCTTGATCGAACGCTTTCGCCTGTCGCGGGTTCCCTCGGCGACCCTCTGGCATCGCTGGCGGCGGCAGGCGCGGGCGGTGGAACGGCCGGTTGCGGAGGCGCGGGCGCCGGCGCTGGTGATCGCGGCTCCGGCCGCCGGCCCGGAGGGCTCGTCCTGGGATCCGTTGCCCGGCGCCCTGGCGGAGGGCCGCCGAGTGGTGCGCCGGCTGGGTGGCGACAGCGAGCTGCTGAGCGGCGCCGAGGCGAGCGAGAGGCGGGTGAAGGCCGCCTCCGGGGAGCGGTACCAGGTGCTGCACTTCGCAACCCATGCCCTGGCCGAGAGCCGGCGGGCGGGCGAGGCCGGCGTCGTGCTCGCGGCCGGCGAGGGAGACGACGGACTCCTCACCCCGCAAGAGATCTCCGGCCTGCCTTTGGACGGCGAGTTGGTGGTGCTGGCGGCTTGCCGCAGCGGCTCCGGCCGGGTGCTCTATGGCGAGGGACCGATGAGCCTGGCCCGTTCCTTCTTCCAGGCCGGCGCCAGGACCGTGGTGGCGAGCCTCTGGCGCCTGCGGGACGACGAGGCGGCGGACCTGTTCCGCGACTTCTACCGCCACCTCGGGCGTGGAGAGAGCGTCGCCACGGCCCTGGCTGCGGCTCAGCGAGAAAGGCGCCAGGGCGGCGCTCCGGCGGTCGCCTGGGCTGGCGTGGTGGTCCTGGGGGACGGTGCGGTGGTGCCGTTCCCGGGCGGTTCGCCGGGCACCGACGGTCACCGGCTGTGGTGGTGGATCGCGCTGGGGTTCGGGATGATGCTGATCGCCCTCGTCCGGCGAGCCCGCCGGCGGGGCTAA
- a CDS encoding AbrB/MazE/SpoVT family DNA-binding domain-containing protein, translated as MRVTIDQAGRLVVPKTLRDALRLEAGTTLEIRAREGLLELEPVAVPMRLVRRGKGLVATTDEPLPRIGAEEVREVMDLLRR; from the coding sequence ATGAGAGTTACCATCGATCAGGCAGGTCGACTCGTCGTTCCAAAGACCTTGCGCGACGCTCTGCGGTTGGAAGCGGGCACGACGCTTGAGATCCGGGCTCGCGAGGGTCTCCTAGAACTCGAGCCGGTTGCAGTGCCGATGCGCTTGGTTCGGCGGGGAAAAGGCCTGGTCGCGACGACCGACGAACCACTGCCGAGAATCGGTGCCGAAGAGGTGCGAGAGGTGATGGATCTCCTGCGGCGATGA
- a CDS encoding PIN domain-containing protein, producing MIAVDSSIAIAGFGDWHELHEPARDLLDEGVAIPAHAMLETYSVLTGFPPPHRAAPRLVRSWLDDRFATILPSPEVEKQQGFLRDLAEVGRTGGAVYDALVALTAKRADAVLATADVRASAVYELVGVELHYLA from the coding sequence ATGATCGCCGTCGACAGTTCCATCGCGATTGCCGGGTTCGGAGATTGGCACGAGCTTCACGAGCCCGCCCGTGACCTTCTCGACGAGGGCGTGGCGATTCCCGCTCACGCCATGCTGGAGACCTATTCCGTTCTCACGGGGTTCCCGCCGCCTCACCGAGCCGCACCTCGCCTGGTTCGCTCGTGGCTGGACGACCGCTTTGCCACGATTCTCCCGTCGCCCGAGGTCGAGAAGCAGCAAGGCTTCTTGCGGGACCTCGCCGAGGTAGGGCGCACCGGTGGAGCCGTCTACGACGCCCTCGTGGCCTTGACCGCAAAGCGAGCGGACGCCGTGTTGGCGACGGCGGATGTGCGCGCCTCGGCGGTGTATGAATTGGTTGGAGTCGAGCTGCACTACCTGGCTTGA